The Paroedura picta isolate Pp20150507F chromosome 2, Ppicta_v3.0, whole genome shotgun sequence sequence cctccccccgcggaAATGGTGCGGGCCGCCTGGTTTAAAAGCCGAGCGCCGCCACATGCTTCCTTCAGAGAACGGGGGACGAGCCTGGCGAGCGGAAGGTAGTTAACACGTGTGTGCCCCGGAGCACGTGTGAAGGCGGCGGCGCTGCTACTGCTGCGCTCAAGCCAGGCGGGGCCCTGCAAGCGAGCCGAGAAGGCTTCCCCAGGGCTGCCTGCAGTCAAAAGAATAAGGGGGAGAAAGGAGACTCGGAAGGATCCGGTTCCTTCCCCGGCTCACCAGCCCCTGACCCTTCCCAAGCGCTGCCCCCACCCTCCCGCTCCGGCTTACTCGCGAGTAGAAGCCCGCCGGCCTAACGTGCCTCTCCTCCCCGCTGAGACTCCGGGCCGGTCCCGATCCACAGCTCGACCCCACCGCCCTgcctctttattatttttttttggtcCCTCCTCGCGAGTAAACCCGCCGTGCCATGGCCAGCGAAATGTACCACTTCATAAAAGACATAAAGCCCGGACTGAAAAATCTCAATGTCGTCTTTATTGTGCTGGAGATCGGTAAGTGAGCCCCGGAGGAAGGGACGCCgcgcatcccccccctccccggccagggCTCCTCgggagctgcgggggggggagcgggtGGGTGGGGACACGTGGTCTCCGGGctgggtgggttgggtggggaggagatcccCCTTCCTGCTAGGCTGCGTTGCTTTCCTGGCCTGCAGGAGGCAGCAGAGAGCAGTGAGACGTTTGCATACGTACACGTCTACATAGGTGCATCCACACGTGTACATGTGGGTGTCTATGGatcgattcaggtggggagccgtgtgggtctgaagcagcagaacaaaatgtgaggcCAAAGGGACCTCTGAGaccaaagatttatgcaaggtgtgAGTCTTTGTGTGCAGCATAGGAATAAAACAGGgatagtcgaactgcggccctccagatgtccatggactacaattcccatgagccccagccagtctttgctggcaggggctcatgggaattgtagtccatggatatctggagggccgcagtttgactacccctggagaactgtgcctttggactcacatttttgTTACGTATCTTTATGCATCTGTGTTTATTTGTGTATATATTTGCATTATTGCATTATCCATATATGTGTTTATATTtgcatttcactttatttctctAAAAGTTTTGCACCTGAGCTCTCGCATTAAGCAAACGTTCCCACTTAAATAACGGCAAAAGAATTTTCAATTAAAAGAAgaaaggagctgttttttttttttttattccccctcttttcactgctcaaaggaattCCAGAGCGGCttccaaatgcctttcccttcctctccccacaacagatgctctgggaggcaggcggggctgagagagctctgagagaactgctctaccagaacagctgtaagagaactgggactagccgaaggtcacccagctggctgcatgtggaggtggagtggggcgtcaaaccccgttctccaggttagaggccactgctcttaaccgtgaCACCACGCTGGCCGAGGCTTTTCTTGACCCGTTTAtgtcctgcctctccctccctcctccctgcccccgcTTTGATTTTTCCCACACAGGGCGGGTCACCAAGACCAAGGATGGGCACGAGGTGAGATCCTGCAAAGTGGCTGACAAGACGGGCAGCGTCACCATCTCGGTGTGGGACGAACTGGGCAGCCTCATCCAGCCGGGGGATATCATCCGCCTGACCAAAGGGTACGTTGTGAGGAGGTCACTCGGGGGCGTGGGTGGCCCCTGCCTCTTCCAATTAATTTTTGACCTTTAACCCTTCTTTTATTGGCAGCTCCGACCCAAAGGATTTTgcagtgtttccccccccccatcgttttatcttcataacaaccctgttgGGTAGGGCAAGGCCAAGATCGGCCCAAGATCGACCTTGGGCCGATCTTGGCCTTGCCCTAcccaacagggttgttgtgaagcagTGGGCTTCCGTGGCaccagtggggattcgaacctggaacTCCCAGATGCTGGTATGACCGGCTTGACCAcgaaggaactggttggcccctctgtgaggcaggccacaggacagggaggccactggtctgacccagccaggctcttctgatattctggTGTGACTTCTGGGTGTTTCAGTTCACTTGAACCCAGACCTTGCTCTGCGGGAGAAATGAGGTCCCCCTTGGCTTGTGTCTCTGTTTCAAAAAACAGAGTCTGTCAGACGTGGAACTGGGACaggccaggtttgaatcctcgcttggccctggatgctctccaagtgaccttgggctggtcgccCGCTCCAagcctgacctgcctcacagggtcgcCGTGAGGATACAGGGTGGCTAGGTCACCcctggggggagaagcagggtgTAAGTGAAGCCCATACACTCAAAAAGGAGCTTATTGTGGAGGAAGCTGGGAATAGGATTTCTTGGCCTGACCTCACGGAACGAAACTGATTCTGGTTGGTTACTCTGTTGTGGTGTCGCCTTGTAGACCAACATGTTTGTTGCAACACAACCTGCTTCTGGCAAAGAGCACTTGAGCCTACAACAAAattatccaccaccaccacccccctttccccaggGCTCCTGTTGTAGGGTGGGGCTTATGAACTCCAAATTCTTGGACGTTCAGGGATGGAACTTGGGGGGGGCGGGTCGAAttccacagagccccccccccccccccccgcagccattttctccagggaaacgtaTCTCTGCAGTCCAGGATCTGTTGAGGTGCATCACCGTGTTGGTGTGAACCAGAACGAAGTTTTGAGTttggcagcacctttaagaccaaccgggttttattcaaggtctaaaaACTTGTTGGTCACCAGAGGGGCctctggactccaaatttgttctgggGATCTGTTGTGATTCAGACTCACTCTGGAAGTTGTCACGGCTAATGGGACCGCTGCTCTTTTCCCTCACTTAGGGGGGCCAGCTCCAAGCtgaggaatccctggagatttgggggaagggtggAGCCAGGGAGGGCGGGCCTGATGAAGGGGAGAGCCCCCAGCAGGAGGCTGTCATGCcgtggagtcccccccccccaagcatgcaTTTTCTCTGCCGACTGGGATCTGTTATTCCAGGAGACCAGGGACCGTAGCCGTCCCGCGTGCTTCACCTTTTCCTGCCAATCCTGAGAGCAAAGCTTTTTGAAGTGAGAATCTGCAGGAAGGTGgccatctcccccacccacctgcccagATGTTGCTTTCTTTACACATAAGATTGTGCCCTGGACTTGGGTTTCCACACTCTGTATCTGTCATAGCCAGCTGGGAGGCCTCTTAACTAGAGCCGTCTGTGACTCATTTCCTTAAAATGCGGCAGCTCAAATGAAGAGAGCCGTCAGCTTCCTTTTCCTGTCCTCTGgctgcttctcttctcttccctgtgCTGAGACGAGGCCAAAGCAGGTCTTCTGCTGGGCCAAGGGCAGGGTGGCACCCCTAGGAGCCAAGCTGTgttggcaggaggggaggggactgtagcctcccccccccaccagtgccCTAGAAACatctcttctcctttccttttcttattcTTTTGGAGCCTGAGGGCCCCTTTGGGACGCTGGCAGAGCGTGGCGGGGGCCGCCCCAAGATGGCCACCGCAGGAAGTGAAGCCAGGTAGAAAATGGCCCCTGCAGCTTCCCTCCGCTCACGGTGCAAAGACCTGTGTGCTGttgtagcagctgctgccagagcagtGTCTGATGGCAAATCAAAGGCAAGTCCCAGCTAGCCCCTCCCACGTTTGTGGGCCCAAGGAAAGGTGCCAGCTGGCTCTGTTGCCcccgggcaccatgttggggacccttgtTCTAGAAGCGGATTCCCCACCAGGAGGAAAGTGGCTGGGGcaaagttgggggggggttggtgggttGAGCAGCTTGACTTTCCTCAGCTGTTTTATTCTTCCTGCCTACTTACAAGGGATGCTACCCAAATTGGCTTCCTGTTGTAACATATTCAGCGTCCCTGAGTGGGTGCTCGAGAAAGCCAGAGGTGAAAGTTGGCAGGGTTTGGAGGGAGTGTTGCGTGCTTAGACATATTTTAGAAGGGGGCCCAAAAAATCGAAAAAACTGACTTGGGTCGTTGTGTGCTGTCTGTAGTTAACGCTAAAACCTCAAGGATCGCGGGTCTCCCTTGCTGTTtgtcctgtaaagcaggggtagtcaacctgtggtcctccagatcagtggtccccaacctgcgggctgcggcccggtgccgggctccctctccccgccccccacccgcagtaaaaaatttcccaggctgcaagcttgcggcttgggaagcttcttactgcgggaggacggggagagggaatcagggctgcgctgcgcactgcacatgcgtggccgaaatcgtgcatgcgcggcacttttgcgcatgcgcggaagtgccgcacatgcgcgatttcagctgTGCATGAGCGGcccgggcagttgccctgccggtccccagcctcagaaaggttggggaccactgctccagatgtccatggactacaattcccatgaggccctgccattgtttgctggcaggggctcatgggaattgtagtccatttacATTTGGacgaccacaggtggactactcctgctgtaaagCATAACCTGCAGACCCAAGACTCTgtaatatagattcaaatgggtagccaggttggtctgaagtagctcaacaaaatcaagagtccagcggcacctttaaggccaacaaagatttatgcagggcgtgagcttttgagtgcaagtgtctgctcggaagctcacgccttgaataaatctttgttggtcttaaaggtgctactggactctgattttgttctataATACAGAatacacttttcttttttttcctaattCTCACTATCtgtagtttgcctttctcactgggactcaaggcggttGACAGAGGATACAGTCAACAAGGGGGGACAGTCTGGGAACAACGAAGCAGAGTTTGGCTTGTCAGGCCAGCCCAGACTGCAGCAAAAGAGACAGCTAGCTTTTATGCAGCTTAAAGATGCCAGCGGCACTAGCGTGTTGCATGTAGCTTTTGAAATCTGAGGAGGACTGGGCCTCTGTGTAGGGGATGGTCGGCAGATTGTTTCTTCTGGGTAGAAATCAGGTcatttctgccttctcctttgGGTGGGTGATCTCGAAGCGGCACTGAGACTCTGGCATGCTTTATAAGAGGCCCAGAACCAACAATTAGCAGGGGAAATGTCATAATCTCTGACCTGGCGCTGTAGCTATTTCTATGACAGAGACAGGAGAATGTAGGCAGAtaggcagagttgttttctttctttttgggggggtcgTTCAAAAACTGATTCTGACATATATCTACTTGCTGTTGTCGTTGGTAGAGGTGTTCCTTGCAGTTTgccactctgcagaggcaggttGCTTGGCCTTTAGCTTCTTGTGTtgcatagcaggggtagtcaacctgtggtcctccagatgttcatggactacaattcccatgagcccctgccagcatttgctggcaggggctcctggggattgtagtccacggacatctggaggaccacaagttgactatccctgttgtaTAGATTTCTGGGCCCAGGGACTACAGGagcacatgaagcttccttctaCAGAGCCAATTCCTGGTTTCACCAAGGCCAGTGTGGTCTCTGACCAgaagtgactctccagggtctcaggcaaaggtcccTTCCTGTccggtcctttcagctggaggtgccggggatcacaccggggactttctgcatgccaagcagaggcgcttcccctgagccacagcccctccacacTATACATATTCTCCCCAGTCCAATGAACATTAGCACAACTCATGCTGATCCACAAATCATTTGGCTGCGTTTCAGTCACGGCCCTCTCAAAGCTAAGCCCGTAAGAACCCGATTGATTTCAGCAGCAGAAGATTCATCGCTTGCCAAGCACCTCTCTGATAAACCAAACTTTGGCCGGGCCTTGTCTTCTATCAAACTGGATCTGTTCTTCTGTCCTCTTTCTAACACTGCCGGTGCTCTCTCGGTTAGGTACGCGTCTCTCTGGAAAGGATGTCTTACGCTTTACAGCGGGAAGGGAGGAGATCTTCAGAAAATTGGAGAGTGAGTATCTTGTTCTTTTGCTCTGTCAAGGCCTTTCCCTTTTCTGGCCAAACTGGTAGGTATGAACCGTGGACGGGCCCGAAAGAGACCTTTATCCCCCAGTCTCTTTATTGCCTTTAGGACCCTTGAATATCCATGCGGAAGAGTTTTGTTTGTGTGCATTTGGCTCAAGTCAGTGCATAGGAACCCGGTTGTTACTCTTAACTACCATTTGGGAATTAAATTGTCACGCAGTGTTTATTTCAGCGAGAAGCCATGTCAAGTTAGCTGGTGGTCAGAGTTCTGCTTTTGGAGAATGCTGCTCTTGCTGGTCTATTTTACTGGCTGGCTGAATGGAATGATCCAAACCGAAAAAATCCAACCAGTTGGCTGGTCCAAAGCTGCAATCTTTATGgtaatttattttgtaaataatGCTTTCATATCTTTAACATGCGAActtaaaccaaaacgggttccggataaacacaatttttttttcttcagtggcccgttttcaaggttgttctcttcctcagtggtttgttttATCCTATGAAAAGTCCTTCAGACTCAACCTTAAACAGGTCCCccataaacacatttttttttcatttttctttcaaatgTTAAAGATATGAAAGCGATATTTACAGGATAAATTACCATAAAGGTCTCAGTTTTTTTGGCATTTGTCTTCTGAAACCCTTCCCTCCTTACACTTATTCATTGACCTGTCATGAGTCTTTAAAGAACTTTTTCACTAGCCAGGTTAAACGCCCACTTGTAGGTAGTCACGggtcattttttttacatttccctTAACTTGGCACAAATTTGTTCATGTTATTTAGGCAAGATTTCACACATTTGTACATTCTTCTGGAGCGTTTGTTTCATATGGACCTCAGGAAATGCTGTTTCATTCGCTCTGATTCACATCCCTACGAGATGGTTACACTTCTACTTGATGATAAAACCCCCTCAAGAAAGCCTAGCAGTTTCAAATACTTGTTCCTCCTCCTGTCAATTGGGTAATAAATGATTTATAATTATCCCCTGCTCAAGAGCTTAGCATCAAGGAGCTCTTGCTGGTCCAGAGGAAAGGAACCCTCCTTGGGATTACGGGACAATCTAAGCTCTGTTGTAGTTTCTGTCTGGCCCAGGTCCTTGGCCCAAATAGCTTTTGTCAACAGGTAAGTGTGGGCGTGCCACTGGTCATTTCTGGGTTATCACGTTGAAGGACTTGCAGCCTCAGAATCTGAAGTCCTCTATTTATCCACAGGCTAGGCCCAGTAGAGGCGGCCGCATTGCGAGCTTCCGCACTACTCTGGAGGAGTCAGCCTCTGCCAGGGGTGTAAAGGTAAATTTCCCCCTCTGTCTACTGGGTCGCGATGCTCTGTGGGCAAGGCAGTTGGTTTGCTTTAGTGGCATATGCTTCTGATTGAATTAGAGGTTCTGAAACAAAGGGCtttccttgcttgtaagttcctgtttttttgttttttaaatcctccctcccccctgtttaCACTACTTTACATCCGGCATATCGCCCCTTCTACATGTGTttagctccctctagtggttgatttgatGTTGCACTGGTTTATGTCTGACCTAAAACCCTGCAGGGTTAAATCTGAAGGGTGCTATGCCGGATGTAAACCAGCGCAGCATTGAaacgaccactagagggagcaaaatgcaTGTGGAACAGGAAAGAATATCCCTGCTGAATCAGTCCATTGGTCTGTTTCATCTAGCATCTTGTCTCATACAGtagccagccatttcctctggtgGTTAAACAGCAGGGtttagaagctgaggccttctggtgttgcctcctggctcttggattcagaagtttagtgcctctcaatgtggaggtttcccACAGTCACCATGGCTATTCCATGGAAGAAAGTAGAAGAGGAGCCAAACTGGAAGAACGCCATATTCTTCAGTCATAGCTCACGAAGGGAGAACAACAGGTGTTGGAGACAGGAGGGTCTTCTGGAAGTAGGGATTCTCCTCCTGAATTGGTTAAACATTGCCGTTATCGAGCAATCACAAAGAAGTCGTGTTCAAATTTGAAAATACTAGGCTAGGCTTGGACATATTTTCTTCTCTACTAGGAGCTTAAAAAGTTTTAGAGCCTGTTTCCTTCCAGGCGTCAGTGTTGTGCATTAATTGACTGCATGATCATTGCCAAACCCTAATCTTAAGCTCTTCACAGTTTCACTTAATTATTTTGAAGCTCTGGCAAAATTATCATAGTTTGTAAGGGAAGCCATGTTCACCATCACAGTAAAAAATTAACATCTAACCCAGGGATCCTTGgaggccttggaagggtttcccgaatgggtagtagttaattttttaatatattttttaaaatttgttagacatttattggatgatatgacgatatacggtcatgttgatcTCCCCTCCAATAGctaatgaggggcctggagggggtgggacctCTGGGGTTCCacctctggggttccttgaagcctgaagaacgtttcgaGGGTTCCTCAAGTTAAGAAGGGCTGCCCTAACCCAACCTCTGCTTAATTTCTCACCTCCATTGCTTTAAAAAGCTTCGTTTAATTGAACATTGGACCCAGTCTGGACAGGGCCTGGTTAAGAAATGAATCAACAAGCCACATTAAGGACTTCACGCACTTATATTTCTTTTCCATTACAGCTAAAATGGTACATTCATGCTTCTGTTGGGCAGTGCTGAGAAGCACCAAGAAAGGCAACAATAAAATCGTAGTCGAAGATACTAGTAGGTGCGGCAATGAAATTTCTAGGCCCCACGGTGActgggcacctgggttttgtcaAACCGTGTGCTTGACTTTCATGGCTACTTCACGGCacatcctgaaacatttttttgcttggaccagcagatctccagccaagTCTACTTCATAATATCACAGGCTTAGGTATAGATCTGGGGGTTGGATCCAGGCTGAATTTCCCGCTGGTGGAATAGAACTTTTCTGCCGTTGCCCTCCCTCTGTGTCCCACTGTTCTCCCTCCACACGTTGGATCCTGGGGAGTAGAGGACTGCGAGTGCCGTTGGGGGACGGAGAATACCTCCAGCACGAAGATGCAATCAGTGGGAATTTCCTTTAGTGGAAAACAGTCTGGATCCAAACCTTTGTCTTGAACGGCCTTTTAAAAGTGAACTCAGGGGAGCCTACTAAGTGTGTGGGGGGAGCACTGGAGTCAGTGAAGGGGGTGCCATGGGGCAGGGGAGCCAATGGAAGATTAAGCTTGGTCAGGCAATGGCTACCATCTGTATCCATCGTGCCCCTTCtcaccctcttctccaggctgaacattcccaagtccctccggctttcctcctagggcttggtcactgtcctctgcaccctctcaattttgtctgcagtcttgttgaagtgaggcctccagaactgcaaaccgTAGATTCAGGCCGAATCCACAAAGGTctggattctttttttctttattttgcacaCGCCTAGTAAGGAGCTCTTCCTGCAGCGATTTCGAAAATCTGAACAGCCTGTCCAACCAGGCAAGGACCTCGCCTGGCTCTGTCCGTTTGCTTAAAACTCTTGGCAGGTGGCAGGAAATCTTGGGCACCCCAGGAAAATCTTCTTAGCCTGGACTCCAGTCAGGGCGAGGGTTCTGCAGGGAGCCGCCTCAGGGCCGAACGTGCACATCTGGCGAGGAAAGGAACGTGCTGTCTCCAGAGATGGAGCAAGAATCTCTGGCCTTGGCTCCTTGCGGTGCCTGACAATTGTGTTCTGTCATTACTAGGTTCTGCATGGTGTATTCCGAAGTGCCCAACTTCAGCGAGCCCAACTCCGACCACCTGGGACAGTCCAGTAAAGGGGTATGTTTTGTTGCCTAAAACGCCGCTGGGTGTCAGCATCGCTTGGCCCGTGCAGGTAGCGTCAGGGATTCAAACAAAGAGCGACAACCTGCCTGAAGGTCATTTGGGCATCTTTCGCAGGccttttggggcggggggggggagctatgtgCTCCTTGAAGTTGGTTACCTGACACTTGTCTGTCTCTTGTCTGTATTTCTCCAAAGGGACCAGGTGAGCAGAGCAATTCCCTTCCACCGAGTAACATGGGTACTTGTACTTTTGGGCCGAACGGTAAGTCTTTACGTTTTTAAATCCGTGGAagcattcctctggagggcttctgg is a genomic window containing:
- the NABP1 gene encoding SOSS complex subunit B2 isoform X2, which gives rise to MASEMYHFIKDIKPGLKNLNVVFIVLEIGRVTKTKDGHEVRSCKVADKTGSVTISVWDELGSLIQPGDIIRLTKGYASLWKGCLTLYSGKGGDLQKIGEFCMVYSEVPNFSEPNSDHLGQSSKGGPGEQSNSLPPSNMGTCTFGPNGNGLPAGSESSGSSTGYSNSTSYAGTGRAGGRGPNSSSTPAPSNNLRPVQGAMSNGRDPRRASKR
- the NABP1 gene encoding SOSS complex subunit B2 isoform X1 encodes the protein MSSLLCWRSMLWEAGGAERALRELLYQNSCKRTGTSRRSPSWLHVEVEWGVKPRSPGRVTKTKDGHEVRSCKVADKTGSVTISVWDELGSLIQPGDIIRLTKGYASLWKGCLTLYSGKGGDLQKIGEFCMVYSEVPNFSEPNSDHLGQSSKGGPGEQSNSLPPSNMGTCTFGPNGNGLPAGSESSGSSTGYSNSTSYAGTGRAGGRGPNSSSTPAPSNNLRPVQGAMSNGRDPRRASKR